A stretch of Anaeromyxobacter dehalogenans 2CP-1 DNA encodes these proteins:
- a CDS encoding YgiQ family radical SAM protein, translating to MARLPVLQGDRARRPAPPGPEAFLPMFPEHLRARGWADLDVLLVSGDAYVDHPSFGAAVIGRVLEAAGYKVGVVAQPDWRSPAELLRLGRPRLFVGITSGAMDSMVNHYTAHKRRRSEDAYTPDGAAGRRPDRATTVYARLARAAFGATTPIVLGGIEASLRRIAHYDYWDDRVLPSVLVPSGADLLVYGQGEKPILEIARRLASGEDICGLTDVPGTALAVPDLGMAMLDGRDRKVLELPAYEEIVLDKRRFAEFSRLYHLEHNEANARILVQRHGRGPAQRHVVVNPPMRPPSTEELDRIAELPYVREAHPAYGGAHIPALEQIRWSVQILRGCAAGCAFCCITEHQGRDIASRSEASVLREIATLASKDSFRGTITDVGGATANMWRMECTSAAAHAACRRASCVYPSVCQFFSVDHGPLVDLYEKARKVPGVKHVFVGSGVRYDLAQADEKNGARYLEALVANHVSGQLKVAPEHVCEPVLKVMKKPGVESFERFRKDFERYTRKAGKEQYLVPYFISSHPGASLEEAADLMEYLQANRWKPQQVQDFMPTPMTLASDIFWSGYHPMTGKPVHVTRDMEEKRMQKALLRWGDPANRPLIEKALRKIGRLRPGERLGPGMRPGRRGAGRPGPGARGGAGPGRGPR from the coding sequence ATGGCCCGACTTCCCGTGCTCCAGGGCGACCGCGCCCGCCGCCCCGCGCCGCCCGGCCCGGAGGCCTTCCTGCCCATGTTCCCGGAGCACCTGCGGGCGCGGGGCTGGGCCGACCTGGACGTGCTCCTGGTGAGCGGCGACGCGTACGTCGATCACCCGAGCTTCGGCGCGGCGGTGATCGGGCGGGTGCTGGAGGCGGCTGGCTACAAGGTGGGCGTGGTGGCGCAGCCGGACTGGCGCTCGCCGGCCGAGCTCCTGCGGCTGGGGCGGCCGCGGCTGTTCGTCGGGATCACCTCGGGTGCGATGGACTCGATGGTGAACCACTACACCGCGCACAAGCGGCGGCGCTCCGAGGACGCGTACACGCCGGACGGCGCCGCCGGCAGGCGGCCGGACCGCGCCACCACCGTCTACGCGCGGCTGGCGCGCGCGGCGTTCGGGGCCACCACGCCCATCGTGCTGGGCGGCATCGAGGCGTCGCTCCGCCGGATCGCCCACTACGACTACTGGGACGACCGGGTCCTGCCCTCGGTGCTGGTGCCGTCCGGCGCCGACCTGCTCGTCTACGGCCAGGGCGAGAAGCCCATCCTGGAGATCGCGCGCCGGCTCGCCTCGGGCGAGGACATCTGCGGCCTCACCGACGTGCCCGGCACCGCGCTCGCCGTGCCCGACCTCGGCATGGCGATGCTGGACGGGCGCGATCGGAAGGTGCTGGAGCTGCCCGCCTACGAGGAGATCGTCCTCGACAAGCGGCGCTTCGCCGAGTTCAGCCGGCTCTACCACCTCGAGCACAACGAGGCGAACGCGCGCATCCTGGTGCAGCGCCACGGCCGCGGGCCGGCGCAGCGCCACGTGGTGGTGAACCCGCCCATGCGGCCGCCCTCGACCGAGGAGCTGGACCGGATCGCCGAGCTCCCCTACGTGCGCGAGGCGCACCCGGCCTACGGCGGCGCGCACATCCCGGCGCTCGAGCAGATCCGCTGGTCGGTCCAGATCCTGCGCGGCTGCGCGGCCGGCTGCGCCTTCTGCTGCATCACGGAGCACCAGGGGCGGGACATCGCCAGCCGCTCCGAGGCGAGCGTGCTGCGCGAGATCGCGACGCTCGCGAGCAAGGACAGCTTCCGCGGGACCATCACCGACGTGGGCGGCGCCACCGCCAACATGTGGCGGATGGAGTGCACCAGCGCGGCGGCGCACGCCGCCTGCCGGCGCGCGAGCTGCGTCTACCCGAGCGTCTGCCAGTTCTTCTCGGTGGACCACGGGCCGCTCGTGGACCTGTACGAGAAGGCGCGGAAGGTGCCCGGGGTGAAGCACGTGTTCGTGGGCTCCGGCGTCCGCTACGACCTCGCGCAGGCCGACGAGAAGAACGGCGCGCGCTACCTCGAGGCGCTCGTCGCGAACCACGTGTCCGGCCAGCTCAAGGTCGCGCCCGAGCACGTCTGCGAGCCGGTGCTGAAGGTGATGAAGAAGCCCGGGGTCGAGTCGTTCGAGCGCTTCCGCAAGGACTTCGAGCGGTACACGAGGAAGGCGGGCAAGGAGCAGTACCTCGTCCCGTACTTCATCTCCTCCCACCCGGGCGCCTCGCTGGAGGAGGCGGCGGATCTGATGGAGTACCTGCAGGCGAACCGCTGGAAGCCGCAGCAGGTGCAGGACTTCATGCCCACGCCCATGACGCTCGCCTCGGACATCTTCTGGTCGGGCTACCACCCGATGACGGGCAAGCCGGTGCACGTCACCCGGGACATGGAGGAGAAGCGCATGCAGAAGGCGCTCCTCCGCTGGGGCGATCCGGCGAACCGGCCGCTCATCGAGAAGGCGCTCCGGAAGATCGGCCGGCTGAGGCCGGGCGAGCGGCTCGGGCCGGGCATGCGCCCGGGCCGGCGCGGCGCGGGGCGGCCCGGGCCGGGCGCGCGCGGCGGGGCCGGGCCCGGCCGCGGACCGCGGTAG
- a CDS encoding DUF2059 domain-containing protein, which produces MPQIRLFPAAALLSLALAQPARAADPAPAPAKPAAPAAAPAPAAKPSPAAMDLARTLATQETWKRGMDGLTQSLVGQFRGHPGSELSMPKDFQAKARTEVEALLPYEDLVNIHARQLSAAYSEQELKDLVAFYKSPLGQKALKAMPEVQEKVAMETQQRIEPKLPQVMQKLAKDVKPPAGGAKAPASPHGGAAPAKPAPKK; this is translated from the coding sequence ATGCCCCAGATCCGCCTTTTCCCCGCCGCCGCCCTCCTGTCCCTCGCGCTCGCGCAGCCCGCGCGCGCCGCCGACCCGGCCCCGGCGCCGGCGAAGCCCGCCGCCCCGGCCGCCGCGCCCGCCCCCGCCGCGAAGCCGTCGCCCGCCGCAATGGACCTGGCGCGCACGCTCGCCACGCAGGAGACGTGGAAGCGCGGCATGGATGGGCTCACGCAGTCGCTGGTGGGCCAGTTCCGCGGCCACCCCGGCTCGGAGCTGAGCATGCCGAAGGACTTCCAGGCCAAGGCGCGCACCGAGGTCGAGGCGCTGCTCCCGTACGAGGACCTGGTGAACATCCACGCGCGCCAGCTCTCCGCCGCCTACAGCGAGCAGGAGCTGAAGGACCTGGTCGCGTTCTACAAGTCGCCGCTCGGGCAGAAGGCGCTGAAGGCCATGCCCGAGGTGCAGGAGAAGGTGGCGATGGAGACGCAGCAGCGGATCGAGCCGAAGCTGCCGCAGGTGATGCAGAAGCTCGCGAAGGACGTGAAGCCGCCCGCCGGCGGCGCGAAGGCGCCCGCGAGCCCGCACGGCGGCGCCGCGCCTGCGAAGCCGGCGCCCAAGAAGTAG
- a CDS encoding SGNH/GDSL hydrolase family protein, translating into MIPPTPGRAGRLVRPAVALAVVLHALGASAARAAGNAPAPLVYVALGDSTAAGQGGGPGGGYPPRLARRLEAAGLGVKLVNLGVAGATAGDLRRDQLPRALEARPGLVTVGIGINDLVQGRPLREFARDLEIVADFLKQTRATVVISSLPDLVDSPSAKGAPAALARRLDQFNAAIERVAERHGFLVADAFGETRRAVRRLGAAAVFSGDGFHPSAAGYDAWADALRQPVERALGARLQGRRPPAPPAAARP; encoded by the coding sequence GTGATCCCACCGACCCCTGGCCGCGCCGGGCGCCTCGTGCGCCCGGCGGTCGCGCTCGCCGTCGTCCTCCACGCGCTCGGCGCGAGCGCTGCGCGCGCCGCCGGCAATGCGCCGGCGCCGCTCGTCTACGTGGCGCTCGGCGACTCCACCGCCGCCGGGCAGGGCGGCGGTCCCGGCGGCGGCTACCCGCCACGCCTCGCCCGCCGGCTCGAGGCCGCCGGGCTCGGCGTGAAGCTCGTGAACCTCGGCGTCGCCGGCGCGACGGCCGGCGACCTGCGCCGCGATCAGCTCCCGCGGGCGCTCGAGGCGCGCCCCGGCCTCGTCACGGTGGGCATCGGGATCAACGACCTCGTGCAGGGACGACCGCTCCGCGAGTTCGCGCGCGACCTCGAGATCGTGGCCGACTTCCTGAAGCAGACGCGCGCGACGGTGGTGATCTCCAGCCTGCCGGACCTGGTCGATTCACCGTCCGCGAAGGGGGCGCCCGCGGCGCTGGCGCGCCGCCTCGACCAGTTCAACGCCGCCATCGAGCGGGTGGCCGAGCGGCACGGGTTCCTGGTGGCGGACGCGTTCGGCGAGACGCGCCGCGCGGTGAGGCGGCTCGGCGCCGCCGCGGTGTTCTCGGGCGACGGCTTCCACCCGTCGGCGGCCGGCTACGACGCCTGGGCCGACGCGCTCCGGCAGCCGGTGGAGCGGGCGCTCGGCGCGCGCCTGCAGGGCCGCCGCCCCCCCGCGCCGCCCGCGGCCGCCCGGCCGTGA
- the bioA gene encoding adenosylmethionine--8-amino-7-oxononanoate transaminase, producing MDDRERRERHRRLWEADHRHLWHPFTQMRDWLREEPLIVDAAEGVHLVDTLGNRYLDGVSSLWCNVHGHRVPELDAAVRAQLERVAHSTLLGLASTASIECAEELVRHLPSGLTRVFFSDAGATAVEIAIKMAFQHHQLRGDERRTEFVALHGGYHGDTLGSVSVGGIDLFHRIFKPLLFDVHHAPQPYCYRCPLGKALPGCGMACADEVERILAAREGRVAALVVEPLVQGADGMITQPPGYLRRLRELCDRHGALLVCDEVATGWGRTGTTFAVEQEGVLPDILTMAKGLTGGYLPLAATVTTEQVFESFLGEHAEKRTFFHGHTYAGNPLACAAATASMTLFRERGVGAAVPAKAAALARALAPAARLPHVGEVRQRGLMVGIELVRDRATKEEYAYALQAGHRVILEARKLGAILRPLGNVVVLMPPLAMTEAELTRLAGITLAAIEAATARL from the coding sequence ATGGACGACCGCGAACGCCGTGAGCGGCACCGCCGGCTGTGGGAGGCGGACCACCGGCACCTCTGGCACCCGTTCACGCAGATGAGGGACTGGCTCCGCGAGGAGCCGCTCATCGTCGACGCGGCCGAGGGCGTCCACCTCGTGGACACGCTCGGGAACCGCTACCTCGACGGCGTGTCGTCGCTCTGGTGCAACGTGCACGGCCACCGCGTCCCGGAGCTCGACGCCGCGGTGCGCGCCCAGCTCGAACGCGTGGCGCACTCGACGCTGCTCGGCCTCGCCTCCACCGCGTCGATCGAGTGCGCCGAGGAGCTGGTCCGCCACCTGCCGTCCGGCCTGACCCGGGTCTTCTTCTCCGACGCGGGCGCCACCGCGGTGGAGATCGCCATCAAGATGGCGTTCCAGCACCACCAGCTCCGCGGCGACGAGCGCCGCACCGAGTTCGTGGCGCTGCACGGCGGCTACCACGGCGACACCCTCGGCTCGGTCTCGGTGGGCGGCATCGACCTGTTCCACCGCATCTTCAAGCCGCTGCTGTTCGACGTGCACCACGCGCCGCAGCCCTACTGCTACCGCTGCCCGCTCGGGAAGGCGCTCCCCGGCTGCGGGATGGCCTGCGCGGACGAGGTGGAGCGCATCCTCGCGGCGCGCGAGGGCAGGGTGGCCGCGCTCGTGGTCGAGCCGCTCGTGCAGGGCGCGGACGGCATGATCACCCAGCCGCCCGGGTACCTGCGCCGCCTGCGCGAGCTCTGCGACCGCCACGGCGCGCTGCTGGTCTGCGACGAGGTCGCGACCGGCTGGGGCCGCACCGGGACCACGTTCGCGGTGGAGCAGGAGGGCGTCCTGCCGGACATCCTCACCATGGCGAAGGGGCTCACCGGCGGCTACCTGCCGCTCGCCGCCACCGTCACCACCGAGCAGGTCTTCGAGTCGTTCCTGGGCGAGCACGCCGAGAAGCGGACCTTCTTCCACGGCCACACCTACGCCGGGAACCCGCTCGCCTGCGCCGCCGCGACGGCCTCCATGACGCTGTTCCGCGAGCGCGGCGTGGGCGCGGCGGTGCCGGCGAAGGCGGCCGCGCTCGCCCGCGCGCTCGCGCCGGCGGCGCGGCTCCCGCACGTGGGCGAGGTCCGGCAGCGCGGGCTGATGGTGGGCATCGAGCTGGTGCGCGACCGGGCCACGAAGGAGGAGTACGCGTACGCGCTGCAGGCCGGGCACCGGGTGATCCTGGAGGCCCGCAAGCTCGGCGCGATCCTCCGGCCGCTCGGCAACGTGGTGGTGCTCATGCCGCCGCTCGCCATGACCGAGGCCGAGCTCACGCGGCTGGCCGGGATCACGCTCGCCGCCATCGAGGCGGCCACCGCGAGGCTCTAG
- a CDS encoding DUF1844 domain-containing protein: protein MADEKQPAPIDFYTFVLSLGSSAFVHLGDAPHPETGEIAEANLLLAKQTIDILSMLAEKTKGNLTDEEARFLENLLTDLRLRYVGKSSGR from the coding sequence ATGGCCGACGAGAAGCAGCCCGCGCCCATCGACTTCTACACGTTCGTGCTGTCGCTCGGCTCCTCCGCGTTCGTCCACCTCGGCGACGCCCCGCACCCGGAGACCGGCGAGATCGCCGAGGCGAACCTGCTGCTCGCGAAGCAGACCATCGACATCCTGTCGATGCTGGCCGAGAAGACGAAGGGCAACCTGACCGACGAGGAGGCGCGCTTCCTCGAGAACCTGCTCACTGATCTCAGGCTGCGCTACGTGGGCAAGTCGAGCGGGCGGTAG
- the bioD gene encoding dethiobiotin synthase, which yields MRGLFVTGTDTGVGKTEVACALVRAARAAGLDAVGMKPAQSGHVPGEPSDAERLREASDRVEPLEAICPYTFGAPLAPAAAARLEGREVSLARVVEAARALAARHAAVVVEGAGGLLVPLTARETHADLAAALGLPVLVVARAGLGTVNHTALTVEALERRGLAVAGIVLNRTGPEDDPSVPLNAAEIARLTYREPLALLPWEPDIARRARSLGSILGAKIQF from the coding sequence GTGCGCGGGCTGTTCGTCACCGGCACCGACACCGGCGTGGGCAAGACCGAGGTGGCGTGCGCGCTGGTGCGCGCCGCGCGCGCCGCCGGCCTGGACGCGGTGGGCATGAAGCCGGCGCAGTCCGGCCACGTGCCCGGCGAGCCGTCCGACGCGGAGCGGCTCCGCGAGGCGTCGGACCGCGTCGAGCCGCTCGAGGCGATCTGCCCGTACACGTTCGGTGCCCCGCTCGCGCCGGCCGCCGCGGCGCGGCTGGAGGGGCGCGAGGTCTCGCTGGCGCGGGTGGTGGAGGCGGCGCGCGCGCTCGCGGCGCGCCACGCCGCGGTGGTGGTGGAGGGGGCCGGCGGGCTGCTCGTGCCGCTCACCGCGCGCGAGACCCACGCCGACCTCGCCGCGGCGCTGGGCCTGCCGGTGCTGGTGGTGGCGCGCGCCGGGCTCGGGACGGTGAACCACACCGCGCTCACCGTCGAGGCGCTGGAGCGCCGCGGCCTCGCGGTGGCCGGGATCGTGCTCAACCGGACCGGGCCCGAGGACGATCCCTCGGTGCCGCTCAACGCCGCGGAGATCGCGCGCTTGACGTACCGTGAACCACTCGCGCTGCTGCCGTGGGAGCCCGATATCGCGCGGCGCGCGCGCTCTCTCGGATCCATCCTCGGCGCGAAGATCCAGTTTTGA
- a CDS encoding trypsin-like peptidase domain-containing protein, producing MRSRRSSSRSAVRGAGRALALAAALAAGLPAPAAARPPAALPRADERPSANRRTPVVIAVEKVRGAVVNVSAEELVRIRVPSQPRGGSMGDLLFGDLFERPRYRKGYATTSLGSGVIVSPDGYVLTNNHVVERGARFRVGLLDGRELMAKVVGTDPSSDLAVLKLDTREKLPYVTTGRSDDLLIGETVIAIGNPFGLAHTVTTGVVSAVHRNFKAGERMMFDFIQTDASINPGNSGGPLLDIDGRLVGVNTAILGDRSAGIGFAIPIDRARRVAEDLIAHGEVREGYLGVSVDDLPRKDGTVDGGSGGVRVTGVDPGSPGERAGVRAGDVVEAVDGTPPGSAAELLFRLRDLPIGRAARLDLSRRGARVQAAVTAVELTPQRAAELVQRRVGLRVSEERVSGGTLVVVRSVTGRSPAAEAGLQPGDLVREVNSSEVSSVAAFQRAAARARRGGRLVLLVQRGYAADRIAFDFD from the coding sequence GTGAGGTCCCGCCGCAGCAGCAGCCGTAGCGCCGTTCGCGGCGCCGGGCGCGCCCTCGCGCTCGCCGCCGCGCTCGCCGCCGGGCTCCCGGCGCCCGCCGCGGCCCGGCCCCCCGCCGCGCTCCCGCGCGCCGACGAGCGCCCCTCCGCGAACCGCCGCACGCCGGTGGTGATCGCGGTGGAGAAGGTGCGCGGCGCGGTGGTGAACGTCTCCGCAGAGGAGCTGGTCCGCATCCGCGTCCCCTCGCAGCCGCGCGGCGGCTCGATGGGCGACCTGCTGTTCGGCGACCTGTTCGAGCGGCCGCGCTACCGCAAGGGCTACGCGACCACCTCGCTCGGCTCGGGCGTGATCGTGTCGCCCGACGGCTACGTGCTCACCAACAACCACGTGGTGGAGCGCGGCGCCCGCTTCCGGGTGGGCCTGCTCGACGGCCGCGAGCTCATGGCGAAGGTGGTCGGCACCGACCCGTCGTCCGACCTGGCGGTGCTGAAGCTCGACACCCGCGAGAAGCTCCCCTACGTCACCACCGGCCGCTCCGACGACCTGCTCATCGGCGAGACGGTGATCGCCATCGGCAACCCGTTCGGCCTCGCGCACACGGTCACCACCGGCGTGGTCTCGGCGGTGCACCGCAACTTCAAGGCGGGCGAGCGGATGATGTTCGACTTCATCCAGACCGACGCCTCCATCAACCCCGGCAACTCCGGCGGGCCGCTGCTCGACATCGACGGGCGGCTGGTGGGCGTGAACACCGCCATCCTGGGCGACCGCAGCGCCGGCATCGGCTTCGCGATCCCCATCGACCGCGCGCGCCGCGTCGCCGAGGACCTGATCGCGCACGGCGAGGTGCGCGAGGGTTACCTGGGCGTCTCGGTGGACGACCTGCCTCGCAAGGACGGCACGGTGGACGGCGGGTCCGGCGGCGTGCGCGTCACCGGGGTGGACCCGGGCTCGCCCGGCGAGCGCGCCGGCGTCCGCGCCGGCGACGTGGTGGAGGCGGTGGACGGGACCCCGCCCGGCAGCGCCGCGGAGCTCCTGTTCCGCCTGCGCGACCTCCCCATCGGCCGCGCCGCGCGGCTCGACCTGTCGCGCCGCGGCGCGCGCGTCCAGGCGGCCGTCACCGCGGTGGAGCTCACCCCGCAGCGCGCCGCCGAGCTGGTGCAGCGCCGCGTGGGGCTGCGCGTCTCCGAGGAGCGCGTCTCCGGGGGCACGCTGGTGGTGGTGCGCAGCGTGACCGGCCGCTCGCCCGCCGCCGAGGCCGGGTTGCAGCCGGGCGACCTGGTGCGCGAGGTGAACTCGTCCGAGGTCTCCTCGGTGGCGGCGTTCCAGCGCGCCGCCGCCCGCGCCCGCCGCGGCGGCCGGCTCGTGCTGCTCGTCCAGCGCGGCTACGCCGCCGACCGCATCGCCTTCGACTTCGACTAG
- a CDS encoding DUF6982 domain-containing protein encodes MPDPRSALKEFRQLDRKRLSEGLTAEEERRHAELRDLVEPELQASGSGFDVGAAADRLRASLEPAGLRRAPAEAPPAAPAAEAGPAPLFEDVAPDAGLAEAFEGQAFEALEVPAPDAPAWEAAAQPAAAEAAEGWDPEAPASDPDAAPAWDANAQPFDPNAAQAWDPSAQPFDPNAAQAWDPNAQPLDPNAAQGWDPNAQPYDPNAAQAWDANAQPFDPNAAQAWDPNAQPFDPNAAQAWDPNAQPYDPNAAQAWDPNAQPYDPNAAQAWDPNAQPYDPNAAQGWDPNAPPYDPNAAQAYDPNAQPYDPNSQPYDPNAAAWDPNATPYDPGAAQAWDPSAQPYDPDAAQPAWNPDTTATFGEPEAQPSAEAAPADGAPGYEAWTTPADEPETVDLATEAVIEELEPLSADGLALEGDPSAEPPAPLAGGDAASLPPDGWEVTAPPPDAPVAAVLGEYDEAGAAPAALSPEDLGAEPAPEPEAPGAPLELGEYDDTSGFAAPAAEGVLEVAPPGAAPAADAGWAEEVALDQGFELESGGSFDAAAEATVPEWAREAGLPPWDAPAPDALEAGSLGLDGDVEAPVEPAAEPIALGDEAGEDGEPIALEPTLDLGAPVEPTLELAELEEPAAGEAGASPGDDPFALRAPEPEPTGARDLSALDFAAGELGEDADAWAAAETAPGEPEPFTMGDVGPQAEPLAGPDPEAELPAWDAGAAPALELEPSRWDEAAAVDLVGGGAAIAAAEPSALLAEAAEALPPLELDGPAAPEPFADAEPAADAAASLTAAAGTLLDAGAEAPPAIDDLLGDLPAAPGADATEVAEVAEVADLAAMPPPDADDLPTLDGEDILEEIPADELVPLPPDEEAGGGVELGEVSLAPAPVSASVSAPAPAPAPEPAAEPEPAAVPAPPAAAAAIPDAAFEPLPVEEVSFTPPPAVEAAPAPAGAWQVPGAHRVVIHTLEGLVKRGLIEDAALDAPALDVVAQGPLPERIPTDKVKAIFFMLAPGEAAPAPEGKRVRVTFRDGRQVAGFSPDYREDGPGFFMIPADTRTSTARIWIYRSAVRQVAVS; translated from the coding sequence ATGCCCGATCCGCGCAGCGCACTGAAGGAGTTCCGCCAGCTCGACCGCAAGCGCCTCTCCGAGGGGCTGACCGCGGAGGAGGAGCGGCGGCACGCCGAGCTGCGCGACCTGGTGGAGCCCGAGCTGCAGGCGTCGGGCTCGGGCTTCGACGTGGGCGCCGCGGCCGATCGGCTGCGCGCCTCGCTCGAGCCGGCCGGGCTTCGCCGCGCGCCGGCCGAGGCGCCGCCGGCGGCGCCCGCCGCCGAGGCCGGGCCGGCGCCGCTGTTCGAGGACGTCGCGCCCGACGCCGGGCTCGCGGAGGCGTTCGAGGGTCAGGCGTTCGAGGCGCTGGAGGTTCCCGCGCCGGACGCGCCGGCGTGGGAGGCCGCCGCGCAGCCCGCCGCGGCGGAGGCAGCGGAGGGCTGGGACCCGGAGGCGCCGGCCTCCGATCCGGACGCCGCACCGGCGTGGGATGCGAACGCGCAGCCGTTCGATCCGAACGCCGCGCAGGCTTGGGATCCCAGCGCGCAGCCCTTCGATCCCAACGCCGCGCAGGCCTGGGATCCGAACGCGCAGCCGCTCGATCCGAACGCGGCGCAGGGGTGGGATCCGAACGCGCAGCCGTACGATCCGAACGCCGCGCAGGCTTGGGATGCGAACGCGCAGCCGTTCGATCCGAACGCCGCGCAGGCGTGGGATCCCAACGCGCAGCCCTTCGACCCGAACGCCGCGCAGGCCTGGGATCCCAACGCGCAGCCGTACGATCCGAACGCCGCGCAGGCCTGGGATCCCAACGCGCAGCCGTACGATCCGAACGCCGCCCAGGCGTGGGATCCGAACGCGCAGCCCTACGATCCGAACGCGGCGCAGGGGTGGGATCCCAACGCGCCGCCCTACGATCCCAACGCGGCGCAGGCGTACGATCCGAACGCGCAGCCGTACGATCCGAACTCGCAGCCGTACGATCCCAACGCGGCGGCGTGGGATCCGAACGCGACGCCGTACGATCCCGGCGCCGCGCAGGCCTGGGATCCCAGCGCGCAGCCGTACGATCCGGACGCCGCGCAGCCGGCGTGGAACCCGGACACGACCGCCACCTTCGGCGAGCCCGAGGCGCAGCCTTCCGCCGAGGCGGCGCCGGCCGACGGCGCGCCCGGATACGAGGCGTGGACCACGCCGGCGGACGAGCCCGAGACGGTGGACCTCGCCACCGAGGCGGTGATCGAGGAGCTGGAGCCGCTCTCGGCGGACGGGCTTGCGCTCGAGGGCGATCCCTCGGCCGAGCCGCCCGCGCCGCTCGCCGGCGGCGACGCGGCCTCGCTGCCGCCCGACGGCTGGGAGGTGACGGCGCCACCGCCGGACGCGCCCGTGGCCGCCGTGCTCGGCGAGTACGACGAGGCCGGCGCGGCCCCGGCGGCGCTGTCCCCGGAGGACCTCGGCGCCGAGCCGGCGCCGGAGCCGGAGGCGCCCGGTGCCCCGCTCGAGCTCGGCGAGTACGACGACACGAGCGGCTTCGCGGCGCCGGCGGCCGAGGGCGTGCTCGAGGTCGCGCCCCCCGGCGCAGCGCCCGCCGCCGACGCGGGCTGGGCCGAGGAGGTGGCGCTCGACCAGGGCTTCGAGCTCGAGTCGGGCGGCTCCTTCGACGCCGCCGCCGAGGCCACCGTGCCCGAGTGGGCCAGGGAGGCCGGGCTCCCGCCGTGGGACGCGCCGGCCCCGGACGCCCTCGAGGCCGGGAGCCTGGGCCTCGACGGCGACGTCGAGGCGCCGGTGGAGCCCGCAGCCGAGCCGATCGCGCTCGGCGACGAGGCGGGCGAGGACGGCGAGCCGATCGCGCTCGAGCCGACGCTCGACCTGGGCGCGCCGGTCGAGCCCACCCTCGAGCTGGCCGAGCTGGAGGAGCCGGCGGCCGGCGAGGCCGGCGCCTCGCCCGGCGACGATCCCTTCGCGCTGCGCGCGCCGGAGCCCGAGCCGACCGGGGCGCGCGACCTCTCGGCGCTCGACTTCGCCGCCGGCGAGCTGGGCGAGGACGCCGACGCCTGGGCCGCGGCGGAGACCGCGCCCGGGGAGCCGGAACCATTCACGATGGGTGATGTCGGTCCGCAGGCGGAACCGCTCGCCGGGCCCGATCCGGAGGCCGAGCTTCCGGCGTGGGACGCCGGCGCCGCGCCCGCGCTCGAGCTGGAGCCGTCCCGGTGGGACGAGGCGGCGGCCGTCGACCTCGTGGGCGGCGGCGCCGCGATCGCGGCGGCCGAGCCCTCCGCGCTCCTCGCCGAGGCCGCCGAGGCGCTGCCGCCGCTCGAGCTGGACGGGCCGGCCGCGCCGGAGCCCTTCGCCGACGCGGAGCCCGCGGCGGACGCCGCGGCGTCGCTGACCGCGGCGGCCGGCACGCTGCTCGACGCCGGCGCCGAGGCGCCGCCCGCCATCGACGACCTGCTCGGCGACCTGCCGGCGGCGCCCGGGGCCGACGCGACGGAGGTGGCCGAGGTGGCCGAGGTGGCCGACCTGGCCGCGATGCCTCCGCCGGACGCCGACGACCTGCCCACGCTCGACGGCGAGGACATCCTCGAGGAGATCCCGGCCGACGAGCTGGTGCCGCTGCCACCCGACGAGGAGGCCGGCGGCGGCGTCGAGCTCGGCGAGGTCTCGCTCGCCCCCGCGCCCGTCTCGGCGTCCGTCTCGGCGCCGGCGCCGGCGCCCGCCCCGGAGCCGGCCGCCGAGCCGGAGCCCGCCGCCGTCCCCGCCCCGCCGGCAGCCGCGGCGGCGATCCCCGACGCCGCCTTCGAGCCGCTGCCGGTCGAGGAGGTCTCCTTCACCCCGCCGCCGGCGGTCGAGGCGGCGCCGGCACCGGCCGGTGCGTGGCAGGTGCCCGGCGCACACCGGGTGGTGATCCACACGCTCGAGGGGCTGGTGAAGCGTGGCCTCATCGAGGACGCGGCGCTGGACGCGCCCGCGCTGGACGTGGTCGCGCAGGGGCCGCTCCCCGAGCGGATCCCCACCGACAAGGTGAAGGCGATCTTCTTCATGCTGGCGCCGGGCGAGGCCGCGCCGGCGCCGGAGGGGAAGCGCGTGCGCGTCACCTTCCGCGACGGCCGGCAGGTGGCCGGGTTCAGCCCGGACTACCGTGAGGACGGGCCCGGCTTCTTCATGATCCCCGCGGACACGCGCACCAGCACGGCGCGGATCTGGATCTACCGCTCGGCGGTGCGCCAGGTGGCGGTGAGCTGA